Proteins found in one Tamandua tetradactyla isolate mTamTet1 chromosome 1, mTamTet1.pri, whole genome shotgun sequence genomic segment:
- the LOC143690986 gene encoding uncharacterized protein C12orf50 homolog, whose translation MEMQQNCSISCFWETQPLGCVKISCIFYHSKPRNINGLFLPPSSNITQQKETQEGIPPPTKSQEPLKPQENISRPIHHPLVLETNFQEEEEEGDEQNDASSLWTKTPEEIEEKRVIKEMCYKSGEYYRFHTPPDISSSKSITPTVEKELEKPLQNGCELQEGDGLTVPTKFSLFERHSEIKTSLDGKPRTDIAAFENGGGDCYVPQRIIFLGVDESEALTEEKESTMLKCSNTKVNDVQPMRRPHFKGVKKRKWIYDEPKNFPGPGMHRVQTPNSKNKMSYHRNNRNRNAENAAYIHVQRDAVRTVSLNAPPRGRATNGSYNKADVNREPKLSLSPDKYMSTSYNGSAWRKRIPFSKTYSKTEKIYTEPRRNGSK comes from the coding sequence ATGGAAATGCAGCAAAACTGCAGCATTTCATGTTTCTGGGAAACTCAACCTCTTGGTTGTGTGAAGATAAGTTGTATCTTTTATCACAGCAAACCTCGAAATATCAATGGACTATTTTTGCCACCAAGTAGCAATATCACACAACAGAAAGAAACTCAGGAAGGAATTCCACCCCCGACCAAGAGTCAGGAACCTCTAAAACCACAGGAGAACATATCACGACCCATTCATCATCCTTTAGTTTTAGAAACCAACtttcaggaagaagaggaggaaggagatgAACAAAATGATGCTTCTAGTTTGTGGACAAAGACCCctgaagaaattgaagaaaaaagagtAATAAAGGAGATGTGTTATAAATCTGGTGAATACTACAGATTTCATACTCCTCCGGATATTTCATCATCAAAAAGCATAACTCCTACAGTGGAAAAAGAGTTAGAAAAGCCTTTGCAAAATGGCTGTGAATTGCAAGAAGGGGATGGTCTTACAGTTCCAACAAAATTTAGCCTATTTGAAAGGCATAGTGAGATAAAAACATCATTGGATGGGAAACCAAGGACTGACATTGCTGCTTTTGAAAACGGAGGCGGTGACTGCTATGTTCCTCAGAGGATCATATTTCTTGGAGTAGATGAAAGTGAAGCtttaacagaagagaaagaaagcaccATGTTAAAATGTTCAAACACTAAAGTGAATGATGTCCAGCCAATGAGAAGGCCTCATTTTAAAGgtgtgaaaaaaaggaaatggatttATGATGAACCAAAGAACTTTCCTGGCCCAGGAATGCACAGAGTACAGACCccaaattccaaaaataaaatgagttaccATCGcaataatagaaacagaaatgctGAGAATGCAGCCTATATCCATGTTCAGAGAGATGCTGTCAGGACTGTCTCATTGAATGCACCTCCCCGTGGCAGGGCCACAAATGGGTCCTACAATAAAGCAGATGTTAACAGGGAACCCAAGCTCAGCCTCTCTCCAGACAAATACATGTCAACATCCTATAATGGTTCAGCCTGGCGAAAAAGAATTCCTTTTTCAAAAACAtattcaaaaactgaaaagatatATACAGAGCCAAGAAGAAATGGGAGCAAGTAA